The DNA region CTCAGAAAGGACAATGGTACAAAATCCCACACCAACCACTTTCGAGGAGTTACCCTTCATCAGCCGTATCTATCGTTTAATCCAATATGCACCTGTAGTGATTACTCTGTGACTATTTTGCttcaactttttatttgaaaagtataTTTAGAAGTCCAACAAATTTTCAATATAAATTACGACTCTCAAACCCATTCCCATCACTCTAAATATTGTTAAAGTGATGGCAGCACACACATAAGAGAAGgtaattaaaagagagagaaccaaAGGAAAGATCGTGCCCAAAGAACTGGCCTAAGAATGAGGCTAAAAGATGAGGGCGACCAGATTCCAGGAGCCTCCATCTTCCTACCCGATCCCGTCAACCCTTTAGATCTAGTAAAACCCTCATGCTATTGAGCTACTTTTGGGGCAACAAGATGAACTACTTTCAGAGCAACTAGCTTGACTGGCACAGAGTAGATTTGGAATGTTATCTCTGAGCAATTTTAGACCTtggaaaactttagaaaatacatGGAAACTTGAAAAAATTAGAACCTCAGTCACTGTAGCTGGGGGCAAACTTCATAGATGGTGGAATCAGCAGAGTGGATCCTCATTCCCCCCCATTCCTGACCCCCCACTACCACCATGCTTCCTGCTACTGAGCTACTGACACAGAGCAGGCAGGAGCTCATCTGTCCTGTGCTGCCTCCTAATCTCCCCAAGAGGAAGGGGGCAGGACAAAACACACCTGAGAAAACGGAAAGTGCCTGAACACCCTGCTCCTCCGTTACTTCCCCACCTAAAGCAGGCTCTTCGGCCAGGTGGGGCATTCTTCAGACAAAACTCCCTGAGTCTTATTTGTGTCTGGTTCCAGGACTAGGGCACAGAAACAGAGCTTCAAGTTTGGGGAGGACAGAGCTGGGGTGTCTACGGCTCTActgcttttctctccctcccttccccaatcCCACCACTGCAGGAACCCCTCCTCCACCGAGCAAGGGAGAAGCATGTCCATCACAAGCAACCCATGCAAGCACAAGCAACACAATGAGTACAAAATTGTTGGAGACTATTAAGCCTAGTGTACAGGGGGTCTAGTTCATCCAGGCTCAGGCTTAGGATGAATAATGGGATGGGGGTGTGGTAGGGGATAAAAATCACTCAAGAGAAAAATGTGTTGATTCTAGAGCGCTGGCTCTGAGCTTGGGGCGCTTTTGCCCCCCCGGGAGgcacttggcaatgtctggagacatttttgggtGCGATAACTAGGGTGGGCCAGGGACACTGCTAAACATCCCATcatgcacaggacagtccccaGTACTAAGAATGatccagcccaaaatgtcaaaAGTGTCCAGACTGAGAAACCTTGCTGTCTCCCTGCGCCCAGGTTGTGAGGATCTTAAGATTCCTAAACTCCCAGGTGATTGTTTTCAACCAATTCATCTCCCCACCTTCCATCCTCCAGGGTCAGGAAGTCCACCTGAGACATAACTCCTAGTTTCGCTGCCATCTGGATTTCTCTCCagctccctcttcttcctctcacctgggccagcagggaggttggcagagggcaggccaggtCCCCAAGATCTAACTGGAATGTCATCAGGTTAAGACCCATCTCTTAAGTCTTATTCAATGGGAAACAATAAGGTTTCTAAGGGTAAGGACGGAGGTAGTAGCAGGGTGGGGGTAATTACGAGAATGCATCTTAAATTTACTctttaattagtttttaaaaaggaaagatacTGGGGAGCTAGCAATGCTACAGAAACAGGGTTAGAGGCCTAACTAGAGAAAGACGCTGGTATTGGCAGAGAGATATTGAAGGGCTGTGAGCTTAAGGTCTGAGATTTAAAGAGAGTCGACTAGGCAGTggtccccctcccagcccctgcttgAGGTCTGCTTCAGTTCattccagaaggaaggagaagggcagAGAGGTAGGGAGCTCTCAGCAAAGCCAGCTCCAGCTTGGTAACCTCACCCACCTGCCATTTAAGGAGTTCAGGCTAATAGATTAAAAACAGGCGGCACCCAGACTGTCATTCAGGAGGAGGGAACTCATTCCAGGTTTCCAGAAACTCCCATTTCAGATCTGAGAGTGTCCAGGGCTTCAGCTGAGCTCCTCTGGCCAACCAGTAGTTACTTGGTCAGTCCTGCTGCCTTGACCCCATCTCCAGGAGGGGCTACAGCCAGAGGAGGGAGCGGGGAGTCCAGCCCCCAAGCCTTTTGAGGCACTATCAGGCAGATAAGGAAAAAAGGGGCCTTGAGGACACTGGTTCTCGGAGGATCTGGTGGAGGCAGCATCTCTTCTGGGCTGGGCACAGAGTGGAGACTTCAGACAGcaaaaactgattaaaaaaaaaaaaaaaaaaagattagcctCAAAGAAAACCAAGGTCTCGGGGAGAAAGGCACCACCTAGTGCAGACTAGTTCCACAGCGCGCTCTTTTCTCTGTTCCTGTCTGCacatccctctctctctgcttttctggATCCCACGTCACTGCCTCTCCCGGTCTAATTCTTCCTTCCCTCGATTCCCTTTCTTGCAGAGGATCAGGGTTCCAAGGCAGAGCTCAGCAGGTGCTGGAGGTGCTCTCTATTTACTCACCATTCCTGTTGGAGCTACAAGCCCCTAGAATTGCTCCATGGCCTGTCTCGGTTTCCCTTGGATCTCATCTGCTCCTGAACAGCACCTGTCTGTGGAAAAGCACGTGTGAAACTCTCCCACGTCTTCATGTCTCACAGTAAGAAACCTCCCCTGTGCCCTCCATGGAAGAGGCTGACCCCATCTCCTTGAAGATAAAATCATCTGGAAAGGTTAAAATTAATCACCCTTCTTCCAAGGGAGGTTCCCATGCCTCCCTTCACACTGACCTTTGTGAGGATGAGACAAAAATTAGTCTTttacaccctggctggtgtggctcagttggttggagcatggttCCATACACCGGAAGGTCATGGATTCGATTCCCCcatcggggcatgtgcaggaggcaaccaattgatgtttcactctcacatcaatgttcctctcccttcctctctctctcaaattaataaaagcatgtccttgggtgaggacttaaaaaagaaaaagtattcttTTACTTATAAGATCCTCCCACAAAGGACCCTATCATAGTTATCTAAGTTCTGCAATTGGTGAAAAGACTCCTTCACTATCTCCATCCCCATTTCCCTTTCCCTTATTTTGAGAGCAAAATACATATTAGATGTTATTTAGGACAGAGGTGCTCGGCCTTTTTCCTGCCCCAACATCCCAACCACAATGTGACTTACTACAGCACTGAGACAGCAGTTCTTAATGAATAGAAGGAAGGGATACGGTTTTTGGAAAAAGCCGTCCAAGTAACTCTTAAAGACATATCTATCTCCCACCCCAATTAATAACAATCTGTTAACTGTAAAGATGAGGGAGCCTAAAATGCCAGAGACCTGAAATGCCAAGGTCCCAGGTTTACCCAACTGGTGACCGGGACTAGAATCCTCGCTGCTTACTTCCCCATCAAGCATTCTGTGATGACCCCTGCTCGAACTTTCAAAGAGGAACCGTGCTAGGCCACAACCCCATATCAAACATTCCCTTATTACCATGGCAAGTCCATCTccggcccccatctcccccgagcCAATGTGAGTCAGGTGGACGAAATTCATTGGTTCCCCAATCATGGTCCGATCGATCcgcctcctcttcttcttctgcTTGGAGAAAATAGGGGAGTTATGTCTGAAAGCCCCTCCTGCAGTCACAgtggaggaaggaaaaaagagtcTTGAAAACCACCAAGGGAAGAGCTAAGGCCCGGTAGGAAAGGGAATATGGCGTTACAATAGGGAAATAAATCACGAGGGTGTGAAAGGCAACGCTGGAATGACACAGGGAGGACACAGGCAGGGCGGTGAGGGCAGTGGCCGGCAGAGTGAACACTGGACAAGGAAAGGACACATCAAAGTCACCCCTGGCTGATGAGGAAACAATGGGGGGAACTGACAGGTATTAAGCTCCACCTACAACCCCCACCCAACTcagaagggacagggacaggaagTGAGAGCTAGGATAGTCACTTCTCCCATCACCCAGTCCCTCTTTACTGTGGCACACACCTGCCTCGCCACCCAAAACGATCCCGACAGAGAGGGAGGCTAGACCAGTGCTTTCTAGACTGCAGGTCCTAGACGGTGAGCCTCCCCGACAGGATACGGTAACTGATTTCTGTGCgtgtggggcgggggcagggacaCTCACCGGCTGGGGTTTCTCTACCACACAGCAGCCCAGTTTGTGCCAAAATTCACTCATGTTCCCTGATGGTTCCAGTTTCACTCCGCTGCCCGAGGCCCCAGAGGGCTCTGGCCCTGGTGCCTGGACTGCCCACTCCTCACTCCCTTCAGGTGTCGCAACACCCTGGGTTCGCGCCGCAGGAAAGGCCCGTGTCTCAGACCCCGAGAaaccagcagggccagggagtgAGGTGGGCAGGCAGGCGCGCGGTTCTCTTTCTCTGGCCTGGAACCCTGGAGgagcagaaagggagagagagaagaaaaggtgaACGGggatccctccctccctgagaaGCCTCCTACACAGCTCAGACGGGCGTTCTCCCTTAAAAGCCCTAGTCCTGTGCCCGACACTCACCTCCTCAGTCGGCGGAACCTCACAGGGAGGCTctcaaaggaaggaaaagaaccGAAGGGCACCAAGGGGTTAAGGCGTAGCAGCTGCTGGCACCAAGGGGTTAAGGCGTAGCAGCTGCTGGCAccaagggagaggaagggggctgGAGGCATCTAGGACGATGGGATGGGAGGGGACCAAAGGATATTGGCATAACTGAGCACACTTTGGGGGGTACTACAAGCTCTACCTCCCTTCTCCCTGGgtacaggccagaaggggaggggcaGCGAAGTGACTTTGAAGAGGAAATGGTGGTTTTTTTGTTCTCACAAACAAGGCCTCcgcccctgtccctcccccgcTCTCCCTTACCTTACCCTCAACACCTACATTTTCTTTAAGACCCTGACCACCTAAGTCCTAGGTAACTAAGTACGGCAGGTTGATCCTCAAGAAAGACTTGCCACGGTGAGcaattccctccctctctttctattcCCTGCCCTggttcctcctcctttccctccacgGAGATCCAACCCCTCCCAAAGACATTTAGCAGTGCCTTTATGACTTGACCTTGAGATCCTGCCTCAAGGCTGCACACACTGTTTCTCTGTGTCCTATGTCACTGCACCCCTGCACGTGCACCCCCGTGGCATGGCCGTATCTCTGTGTGTGACTTGTGCACAGGTTGCCGGCCAGGAGGAATCTTTCTCCAGCCTCCCCGCCCTCTCCACATGTCCTATCGTGCCACTCTGCTCCGGGGccgcctctctctccccctctctcctcccctcatgCCGTGACCTGTTCTCTCCTCCGTCCTCACCACTTCCATCCCCAAGGAACTTTCCAAAGCCTTAGTGCCCCAGGAAGAACTCTCATGACTGCCAGCCAGGGTAGGGCACAGCTGAGTTTCTCTGTGCTCACTGCGTTTCCGCAGTCCTGTAACACAGGCGAGCTCAACGTTTCCACGGACAGGGCAGCTTGATAAATACTATCAATGCATGAATATGGACCTCCTGTCCCTCCAGTCCCAGGCCCTGAACCCTGAAGCTCTGGCAACCTAGACGGATCTAAGAACTGAGTTAGTAGTTGGTGGTGTTTTAAAAAGCCCCGAGATGAGA from Myotis daubentonii chromosome 18, mMyoDau2.1, whole genome shotgun sequence includes:
- the CDC42SE1 gene encoding CDC42 small effector protein 1, translated to MSEFWHKLGCCVVEKPQPKKKRRRIDRTMIGEPMNFVHLTHIGSGEMGAGDGLAMTGAVQEQMRSKGNRDRPWSNSRGL